The Aequorivita sublithincola DSM 14238 genome window below encodes:
- the ffh gene encoding signal recognition particle protein, giving the protein MFDNLSDKLDKALHVLKGHGSITEVNVAETLKEVRRALLDADVNFKTAKEFTNSVKEKALGQNVLTSLQPGQLMVKLVKDELTELMGGETAGINLSGTPSVILMSGLQGSGKTTFSGKLANYLKTKKSKKPLLVACDIYRPAAINQLHVVGDQIGVEVYSEPENKNPVAIAQNAIAHAKQNGFNVVIVDTAGRLAIDEAMMAEIADVHKAINPQETLFVVDAMTGQDAVNTAKAFNEKLNFDGVVLTKLDGDTRGGAAISIKSVVDKPIKFIGTGEKMDAIDVFHPARMADRILGMGDVVSLVERAQEQFDEEEARKIQKKIAKNQFGFDDFLSQIQQVKKMGSMKDLVGMIPGAGKALKDVDIDDDAFKGIEAIIHSMTPTERAQPAVIDGSRKKRIASGSGTSVQQVNQLLKQFDQMSKMMKMMQGGGGKKMMQAMGKMR; this is encoded by the coding sequence ATGTTCGATAATTTAAGCGATAAGCTGGACAAAGCGCTGCACGTACTGAAAGGTCATGGCAGCATCACCGAAGTAAACGTAGCCGAAACATTAAAAGAAGTGCGTCGCGCCCTTTTGGATGCCGATGTTAACTTCAAAACCGCCAAGGAATTTACCAATAGCGTAAAGGAAAAAGCATTAGGTCAAAACGTATTGACTTCGCTTCAACCTGGCCAATTGATGGTGAAATTGGTAAAAGATGAACTTACCGAATTAATGGGCGGCGAAACCGCTGGTATTAATTTAAGCGGCACGCCATCGGTTATTTTAATGTCTGGTTTGCAAGGTAGTGGTAAAACTACTTTCTCTGGAAAACTTGCCAATTACCTTAAAACAAAAAAATCTAAAAAGCCACTTTTAGTTGCTTGTGATATCTACCGTCCCGCTGCTATCAACCAATTACACGTTGTTGGAGACCAAATAGGCGTTGAGGTTTACAGCGAACCTGAAAATAAAAACCCAGTAGCGATTGCACAGAACGCTATTGCACACGCCAAACAAAATGGCTTTAATGTTGTGATTGTGGATACCGCAGGTCGTCTTGCAATTGATGAAGCGATGATGGCTGAAATTGCAGACGTACACAAAGCCATCAACCCACAAGAAACACTTTTTGTGGTTGATGCAATGACTGGTCAAGATGCTGTGAATACTGCAAAAGCATTCAACGAAAAGCTAAATTTTGACGGAGTTGTACTTACCAAATTAGATGGTGATACTCGTGGTGGAGCAGCAATCTCTATTAAAAGTGTTGTAGATAAACCAATCAAATTTATCGGTACTGGTGAAAAGATGGATGCAATTGATGTGTTCCATCCTGCCCGTATGGCAGACCGTATTTTGGGAATGGGTGATGTTGTTTCACTTGTTGAAAGAGCGCAGGAGCAGTTTGACGAAGAGGAAGCCAGAAAGATTCAGAAGAAAATTGCTAAAAATCAATTCGGTTTTGATGATTTCCTTAGCCAAATTCAACAGGTTAAGAAAATGGGAAGCATGAAAGACTTGGTGGGAATGATTCCCGGAGCAGGAAAAGCCTTGAAAGATGTAGATATTGATGACGATGCCTTCAAAGGAATTGAAGCCATAATTCACTCAATGACTCCAACGGAAAGAGCCCAACCAGCAGTAATTGACGGAAGTCGAAAAAAACGAATCGCTTCTGGTAGTGGAACAAGTGTTCAGCAAGTAAATCAACTTTTAAAACAGTTCGACCAAATGAGCAAAATGATGAAGATGAT
- the nhaA gene encoding Na+/H+ antiporter NhaA: MIKEKLLSPFQKFVNLQSSSGILLLATTIIALVWANSALSESYESFWNYEIGFVTDSFELVKPLILWVNDGLMAIFFFLIGLEIKREFLIGELNSTKKIMFPLFGAIGGIAIPVLLYVVLNQNPETLKGWGIPMATDIAFSLAILNVLGNRVPLSLKIFLTAFAIVDDLGAVLVIAIFYSGSLNFVLLGAALVLLAIIYFLSYKGLYFEFLTIIVGFVVWLLFLKAGLHPTLAGILMAFAIPVRQKIHTHEFTNQLESIVGNIKESTILQKPMLSSEQLELIDDLEDWSDKYRSPLQHLEHKLHNWVAYLVIPVFALANAGVAITSTGLETALIVNIVICLILGKSIGISGIIFLARKLKLIEVPGDITNKQIIGVSFLAGIGFTMAIFIASLAFNSSPEYIDSAKIGILIGSFISAIIGFTILRFKTVKGGFDHSKK, translated from the coding sequence ATGATAAAAGAAAAATTACTCTCCCCTTTTCAAAAATTCGTCAACCTTCAAAGTTCCAGTGGAATTTTGCTACTGGCAACAACAATCATTGCTTTAGTATGGGCCAATTCAGCGCTTTCAGAAAGTTATGAATCTTTTTGGAATTATGAAATTGGTTTCGTTACAGATAGTTTTGAACTCGTAAAACCACTTATTTTATGGGTAAATGATGGATTGATGGCTATTTTCTTTTTCTTAATCGGTCTCGAAATAAAAAGAGAGTTTTTAATTGGCGAACTAAATTCTACAAAAAAAATTATGTTTCCGCTCTTTGGAGCGATTGGAGGTATCGCAATTCCGGTTCTTTTATATGTTGTTCTGAATCAAAATCCCGAAACGCTGAAAGGTTGGGGAATTCCGATGGCAACAGATATTGCCTTTTCGCTTGCCATCCTAAATGTATTGGGGAATAGAGTGCCTTTAAGTTTAAAGATTTTTCTAACTGCGTTTGCTATTGTAGATGATTTGGGTGCCGTTCTCGTAATTGCAATTTTTTATAGCGGTAGCTTGAATTTTGTATTATTAGGAGCTGCTTTGGTTCTTTTGGCTATTATCTATTTCTTGAGTTACAAAGGTTTGTATTTCGAATTTTTAACAATCATTGTCGGTTTTGTAGTTTGGCTATTATTTTTGAAAGCGGGATTACACCCTACCTTGGCAGGAATCCTAATGGCATTTGCAATTCCTGTTAGGCAAAAAATACACACTCATGAATTTACGAACCAACTAGAAAGTATTGTAGGTAATATAAAAGAAAGCACCATTCTTCAAAAACCAATGCTTTCTTCTGAACAACTAGAATTAATAGACGATTTGGAGGATTGGTCTGACAAATATCGTTCGCCCTTGCAACATTTGGAGCATAAATTACACAATTGGGTAGCCTATTTGGTAATTCCCGTTTTTGCGCTTGCCAATGCTGGGGTTGCAATTACCAGCACTGGTTTGGAAACCGCCTTGATTGTAAATATTGTTATCTGTTTAATACTAGGTAAAAGCATCGGAATTTCAGGGATAATCTTTTTGGCGCGGAAATTAAAGCTCATTGAAGTTCCTGGAGACATTACCAACAAGCAGATTATAGGTGTTTCATTTTTGGCGGGAATTGGTTTTACTATGGCCATTTTTATTGCCAGCCTTGCTTTTAATAGCAGTCCAGAATACATAGATTCTGCAAAGATTGGGATTCTAATTGGTTCCTTTATTTCGGCTATTATAGGGTTTACAATCTTAAGATTTAAGACTGTAAAAGGAGGGTTTGATCATTCTAAAAAATAA